The window TCGTATAAATTTAAAAGCGTCTTTGCCTCCGATTATATTTCCAACGCCTAATTTTTTAGCCAATGTGGGTGTTGATGTAATCGCTAAAATTGTTTTGCATCACCATCGTTTATTGCAAAAGAGCAGTATTGCCCCTATGTATCCGACGGATGAATCTCATTTTTTAGAAGGCGTTTCTAAAGCGAGCCATTTTCTCATCGAAGCCTTAGGTGGCGAAAAAGTCTATACGTTTAGTTATGGACCACCCGCTCTATGTCGCACACACGCTCCTTTTGTCATTGATGATGAGGCAAGAGGTGTATGGCTTATGCTGTACAAACAAACCCTACACGATCTTCATTTTCCCAAAGAATTGATCAAGGAGTTTTGGAATTGGATCGAGCCTTTTTCCATGCGTATGGTCAACCGTCGAAGTTCAACAGTGCCTATGAAACGTTTTTTGTATGAAGATATGAAAGCGGAGTTTGGGC is drawn from Sulfurospirillum arsenophilum NBRC 109478 and contains these coding sequences:
- a CDS encoding globin domain-containing protein, which codes for MCNGHHFLHKPAVTQKSESLQWSRINLKASLPPIIFPTPNFLANVGVDVIAKIVLHHHRLLQKSSIAPMYPTDESHFLEGVSKASHFLIEALGGEKVYTFSYGPPALCRTHAPFVIDDEARGVWLMLYKQTLHDLHFPKELIKEFWNWIEPFSMRMVNRRSSTVPMKRFLYEDMKAEFGLI